The following is a genomic window from Alkaliphilus sp. B6464.
AGGCTCTTATTAATATTAGGCCAGTAGCGGCATCAATTAAGGAGTTTTTTGGAAGTTCACAATTATCACAGTTTATGGATCAAACTAATCCTTTAGCGGAATTAACCCATAAACGAAGATTATCAGCTTTAGGACCAGGAGGACTTTCAAGGGAAAGAGCCGGATTTGAGGTTCGTGACGTTCATCACTCTCATTATGGACGTATGTGTCCAATTGAAACCCCAGAGGGACCTAATATAGGACTTATTAACTCATTAAGTACCTATGCAAGAGTCAACGAATATGGATTTATTGAATCACCTTATCGAAAACTAGATAAAAAGAGAAATGTTGTAACTAATGACATTGAGTACTTAACTGCTGATGAAGAAGATCTACTAATTATAGCCCAAGCAAATGAACCTTTAGATGAAGAGGGTAGATTTGTAAATAAGAGAGTAACTTGCAGAACCCATTTCGGTGGTATAGATGTTATGCCAGCTAATGAGGTAGACTATATGGATGTATCACCTAAACAGGTAGTGTCCGTTGCTACTGCTATGATTCCTTTCCTTGAAAATGACGATGCTAACCGTGCCTTAATGGGATCAAACATGCAACGTCAGGCAGTACCCCTTCTAATTACCGATGCTCCAATTATCGGTACAGGAATGGAATATCAGTCTGCAAAGGATTCGGGAGTTGTTGTTGTAGCTAGACATAGTGGTATTGTAGATAAGGTAGCATCTAATGAAATTGTAATTAAAAGAGATGATAATGGCCAGAAAGAACGCTATAAACTATTGAAATTTAAGCGGTCTAATCAGGGAACCTGCATCAATCAACGTCCTATTGTAAATAAAGGTGAAGTAGTTAAGGCTGGAGATGTAATAGCAGACGGTCCTTCTACAAATCAAGGAGAAATTGCCCTTGGTAGAAACTGTTTAATAGGATTTATGACTTGGGAAGGTTATAATTACGAAGATGCTATATTAATCAATGAAAAGTTAGTAAAAGAAGATGCTTTAACCTCTATACATATTGAGGAATATGAGGCGGAGGCAAGAGATACTAAATTAGGTCCTGAGGAAATAACAAGAGATATTCCTAATGTTGGAGAAGAAGCCCTAAAGGATCTAGATGAAAGAGGAATAATCCGAATTGGTGCTGAAGTTCAGTCTGGAGATATTTTGGTTGGTAAGGTTACGCCAAAAGGAGAGACCGAACTTACGGCTGAGGAAAGACTTCTAAGAGCAATCTTTGGAGAAAAGGCAAGAGAAGTAAGAGATACTTCTTTAAAAGTACCACACGGTGAATCTGGTATCATCGTAGATATTAAAGTGTTCTCTCGTGAAAATGGAGATGAATTACCTCCAGGAGTAAATGAGCTTGTAAGAGCATATATTGCTAAAAAGAGAAAAATCAATGTTGGGGATAAAATGGCTGGTCGCCATGGTAATAAAGGGGTTATATCTAGGGTACTTCCAGCAGAGGATATGCCATTCTTAGCTGATGGTACTCCACTAGAAATAGTTCTTAACCCATTAGGCGTACCATCTCGTATGAATATTGGTCAGGTACTTGAAGTGCATCTAGGGTTAGCTGCTAAAACCTTAGGTTGGCAAGTTGCTACACCAGTATTTGACGGTGCTAACGAGCATGATATTATGGATGCATTAGAAATAGCAGGTTATTCAAGAAGTGGAAAGGTGAAATTATACGATGGAAGAACAGGTGAGTCCTTCGATAATGATGTAACCGTAGGATATATGTATATGCTTAAGTTACATCACCTTGTTGATGATAAGATTCATGCTAGAAGTACAGGTCCATACTCATTGGTTACACAACAACCATTAGGCGGTAAAGCTCAATTTGGTGGTCAAAGATTTGGTGAGATGGAGGTATGGGCACTTGAAGCTTATGGTGCTGCCCACACACTTCAAGAAATCTTGACTGTAAAATCTGACGACGTAATAGGCCGTGTTAAAACCTATGAATGCATTGTTAAAGGTGAAAATATACCTGAACCAGGAGTGCCGGAATCCTTTAAAGTATTAATTAAGGAATTACAAAGTTTATGTTTAGATGTAAAGGTATTAACAGAAGAAGATTCTGAAATTGAGATTAAAGAATCTGTAGAAGATGATAGTAGTGAGCTTAATATGGAATATGCAGATTTTGGCTATGAAGCAGAAGAAGTTGCTGAGCAGCCAGACACAAATGAAGAGGAACAAGACTCTGACATCGACTATATGACAGAAGAAGATTTTGAAAGCCAAGATCAAGATATAGAGTTTGATGAAAAGTACCTCGATGATGATTTTAATTCCTATGATGACTTTTAAATAGTCGGATGCGATTTTAATTCCTATGATGACTTTTAAATAGTCGGTTAAGTTAATAAGGAAGCTTAGTAGACTATATAGAAGGGAGAGAAACTCCTTGTACGAATTAAATAATTTTGAATCAATTAGAATAGCTTTGGCTTCTCCAGAAAAGATTAGACAGTGGTCTAAGGGAGAAGTAAAAAAACCTGAAACTATTAATTATAGAACATTGAAGCCAGAAAAAGAAGGTCTGTTTTGCGAAAAAATATTTGGACCTACTAAAGACTGGGAATGTCATTGCGGAAAATATAAAAGGGTTAGATACAAAGGGGTTGTATGTGATCGTTGTGGCGTTGAAGTAACAAAATCTAAAGTAAGAAGAGAGAGAATGGGGCATATAGAGCTTGCTGCCCCTGTCTCACATATTTGGTATTTTAAAGGAATACCAAGTAGGATGGGACTCTTATTAGATATGTCACCTAGATCTTTAGAAAAGGTATTGTACTTTGCGGCCTATATTGTAATCGATCCAGGTGAAACTGCCTTGACGGAAAAACAGGTTTTAACAGAGAAGGAATATAGCGAAGCTATTGAAAAATATGGCAGTAACAGCTTTAAAGCTGGAATGGGAGCAGAGGCAGTTAAGAAACTGCTAGAAAATATAGACCTTGAGGAACTATATAAAGACTTAAGACACAAGTTAAAGGAAAGTACGGGACAAAAAAGAGTACGTACTATTAGAAGATTAGAAGTAGTTGATGCATTTAAACATTCAGGAAATTTACCAGAATGGATGATATTAGATGTAGTCCCGGTTATACCGCCAGATTTAAGACCAATGGTTCAATTAGACGGTGGACGTTTTGCTACTTCTGACTTAAATGACTTATATAGAAGAGTAATTAACCGTAATAATCGACTAAAAAGATTATTAGATTTAGGAGCACCGGATATTATTGTACGAAATGAAAAAAGAATGCTTCAAGAAGCAGTGGATGCACTTATAGACAATGGTAGAAGAGGTAAA
Proteins encoded in this region:
- the rpoB gene encoding DNA-directed RNA polymerase subunit beta produces the protein MPHPVQLGKKTRMSYAQIDEVLEMPNLIELQKESYQWFLDEGLKEVFNDVSPIEDYTGNLILEFVDYSLDEKPKYDIEDSKERDVTYAAPLKVKVRLINKATGEVKEQEVFMGDFPLMTDTGTFIINGAERVIVSQLVRSPGVYYSREFDKTGKQLFSATVIPNRGAWLEYETDSNEIVSVRIDRTRKQPVTVLLRALGYGSDTQIKELLGEDERLLTTLEKDSTKTTDEALLEIYKKLRPGEPPTVENAKSLLNTLFFDPKRYDLAKVGRYKFNKKLSLANRILGKRAASNIVDPNTGEILVEEGTKIDRDMSIFIQDSGINEVLVYVEDNKQIKVLGNHFVNIKKHVPFNIDELKITGKVYYPVLKEILDTFNTENEIKEAIKERMRELSPRHIIVADIIASISYEFNLAHETGNVDDIDHLGNRRLRSVGELLQNQFRIGLSRMERVVKERMTIQDVDLATPQALINIRPVAASIKEFFGSSQLSQFMDQTNPLAELTHKRRLSALGPGGLSRERAGFEVRDVHHSHYGRMCPIETPEGPNIGLINSLSTYARVNEYGFIESPYRKLDKKRNVVTNDIEYLTADEEDLLIIAQANEPLDEEGRFVNKRVTCRTHFGGIDVMPANEVDYMDVSPKQVVSVATAMIPFLENDDANRALMGSNMQRQAVPLLITDAPIIGTGMEYQSAKDSGVVVVARHSGIVDKVASNEIVIKRDDNGQKERYKLLKFKRSNQGTCINQRPIVNKGEVVKAGDVIADGPSTNQGEIALGRNCLIGFMTWEGYNYEDAILINEKLVKEDALTSIHIEEYEAEARDTKLGPEEITRDIPNVGEEALKDLDERGIIRIGAEVQSGDILVGKVTPKGETELTAEERLLRAIFGEKAREVRDTSLKVPHGESGIIVDIKVFSRENGDELPPGVNELVRAYIAKKRKINVGDKMAGRHGNKGVISRVLPAEDMPFLADGTPLEIVLNPLGVPSRMNIGQVLEVHLGLAAKTLGWQVATPVFDGANEHDIMDALEIAGYSRSGKVKLYDGRTGESFDNDVTVGYMYMLKLHHLVDDKIHARSTGPYSLVTQQPLGGKAQFGGQRFGEMEVWALEAYGAAHTLQEILTVKSDDVIGRVKTYECIVKGENIPEPGVPESFKVLIKELQSLCLDVKVLTEEDSEIEIKESVEDDSSELNMEYADFGYEAEEVAEQPDTNEEEQDSDIDYMTEEDFESQDQDIEFDEKYLDDDFNSYDDF